The DNA window CCTTCCAGCCGGTCTTCGAGACGTTGGGGAAGGCGTAGAATGCGCCCTTGGGCGTGATGCAGGAAATGTTGGGCAGGGCGTTCAATCCCTCGACAACGATCTTCCGGCGGTTGTCGAAGGCGCGCATCATCTTGTCGACGTCGTCCTGCGGGCCGTCGATGGCCGCGATGCCGGCAAACTGGCTCGGCGCGTTGACGCAGGACCAGCAATTGACCGCCAGCTTGCGCACCTTGTCGTAGAGATGGGCGCCCTTGTCGCCATTCGGCCAGATCGACCAGCCCATGCGCCAGCCGGTCATCGCCCAGGTCTTCGACCAGCCGTTGAGCACGATCAGCCGGTCGCGGATCTCGGGAAAGCCAAGCAGCGAGCAATGCGTCTCGCCGTCATAGGTCATGACGTCGTAGATCTCGTCGGAGAGGATGGCGACGTGGGGATGCTTCTCCAGCCCCTTGACCAGCTTCTCGATCTCGGCGCGCGGCGTGACGCCGCCGGTCGGGTTGGCTGGCGAGTTGAGGATCAACAGCCTGGTCTTCGAGGTGATCAGCGCCAGCGTCTCCTCGGCGGAGAAGGCAAAGCCGTTTTCCTCGCGCATCGGCACGGGAATAGGTGCTGCGCCGGTGAACTCGATCATCGAACGGTAGATCGGGAAGCCCGGGTCGGGATAGAGGATCTCGGCGCCAGGCTCGCCGAACATCAGGATGGCGGCGAACATGGTTGGCTTGCCGCCGGGCAGGATCATCACCGTTTCGGGCGATATTTCGACACCGGTGGTGGTCAGCGTGCGCCGCACCACCGCCTCGCGCGTCGCCAAAAGGCCATTGGCCGGCGTGTAGCCGTGGTGGCCGTCGCGCAGCGCCTTGATCGCCGCCTCGACGATGTGCTGCGGCGTCTTGAAGTCCGGCTGGCCGATGCCAAGATTGACGATGTCGCGGCCTTGGCTCGCCAGGGCTGTCGCCCGCGCCAGGACGGCAAAGGCGTTTTCCTCGCCAAGACGGTCGAAGGCCGAAATCGTGTGGAGCATTTTTCCCGTCCGTGTGGTTCTTGCTGTTGGGTCGCGTTTTTGTGAGCGTCCAACCGCAAATGTCAAACGGATTGGAGTCTTTGGTGTCGGAAAATCTTGCGGATTGGCAGCCACGCCCGCGTCCGGAACGCAAAGTTCTGGACGGGCGCACTGTGCGGCTTGAGCCGTTGAGTGCTGAAAAGCACGGTGATGGCCTGTATGAGGCATCGGCCGTCGCCGATGGCGATACGCGGTTTCGCTGGCTTTTCGACACCGTGCCGGAGACCCGCGCCGATCTACAGCCATGGCTGGAAAAATCGGCCGCGAGCGAAGATCCGCTGTTCTTCGCGGTTGTCGACAAGGCCAGCGGCAAGATCGCAGGACGCCAGACGCTGATGCGCATCGACCCTGCCTATGGCGTCATCGAGATCGGCAACATCTATTGGGGACCGCTCATCTCGCGCAAGCCAGCGGCGACGGAAGCGCAGTTCCTGTTCATGAAGTACATCTTCGACGAACTTGGCTATCGCCGCTACGAATGGAAGTGCAACAACCGCAACGAGCCATCGAAGCGGGCGGCCGAACGGTTCGGCTTCAAGTTCGAGGGCATTTTCCGCCAGCATCTCATCGTCAAGGGTGAAAACCGCGATACCGCGTGGTATTCGATCATCGACAAGGAGTGGCCGGCCTTAAGCAAAGCCTATGAGGCGTGGCTCGATCCGGCCAATTTCGATGGCGACGGCCAACAGAAGCGACGGCTCGAGGATTGTCGCGCGGAATTCGGCGCGTAGCTTACGGCGCGTAACGGGAGTTGCCATTGGCACATACCCACGATCACAGCGGGCACGATCACACGGGGCACGATCATGGGCCCGGCCATGTGCATGGTTCGACCGACAAGAAGCGCGTGCTGATCGCGGCCTGCCTGACCGGCGGCTTCATGGTCGCCGAGGCGCTTGGCGGCATCCTCACCGGGTCGCTGGCGCTGCTGGCCGATGCCGGCCACATGCTCGCCGATTCGATCGCGCTCGGCCTTGCCTGGTATGCGTTTCATCTTGCGGGGCGACCGGCGACGGGTCGTCTCACCTACGGCTTCGGCCGGGTCAAGACGCTGGTGGCCTATACCAACGGCATTGCCATCTTCGTCATCGCGCTGTGGATCGTCTACGAAGCCTGGGGGCGCCTGCAGGCGCCGGCTCCGGTGCTTGGCGGACCGATGCTGGCGGTGGCGATCCTCGGTCTGCTTGTCAACATCGGCTCGTTCTTCGTGCTGCATGGCGGCGACCGCGAGAGCCTGAACATGCGCGGCGCCATCCTGCATGTGCTCGGCGACCTGCTCGGCTCGGCCGCGGCGATCGTTGCGGCGCTGGTCATCCTGGCGACCGGCTGGACGCCGATCGACCCGATCCTGTCGGTCCTGGTCTCGCTGCTGATCCTGTACACGGCGTGGTCGCTGATGCGTGAAGCCGCCCATGTCCTGCTCGAGGGCGTGCCGCCAAGCCTCGACCGCGATCTGATCGCCAGGGACATCGCGGCGACGGTCGTGGGGGTACGCGAAGTGCATCACATGCATGTCTGGTCGCTCGACGGGACCAGCAACATGGCGACGCTGCATGCCTGCCTCGACGAGGGCGTCGATGCGCACCAGGCGGTCAGCGCCATCAAGAAGCGGCTTGCCAGCGAGCACGCCATCAGCCATGCCACCGTGGAACCAGAATTCGGACAGTGCGCCGACGATGGCGATGATCACGAGCACGATCACGATCACGAGCACGACCATGAGCACGGGCACGAGCATGACGCGGCCGCGCATCACGACCACCATCATTAGGATCGGATCGATTGGTCCGACCTCAGGAGTTCCAAAACCTTGAAAACCACCTTTACGAACGCTCGCTGCCTGGACGCGGCATGATGGATCGCGACACCAGGAACGCGGTCATTGCCGCAGTGTGGATCATGCTGCTGTTCGGTATCGGCGCCTACTATCTGCCGACCGTGATGTTGGCTCTTGGCAGTCTTTCGACCGTGCTGGCCGGTGCCTTTGGTGTCGTCTTCGTGCTGGCGTTTTTCTTGGTGTTCTGGCTGCGGGCCCGCAACCAGCGCAAAAATCAGGGTAAATAGGGA is part of the Mesorhizobium loti genome and encodes:
- a CDS encoding pyridoxal phosphate-dependent aminotransferase, translated to MLHTISAFDRLGEENAFAVLARATALASQGRDIVNLGIGQPDFKTPQHIVEAAIKALRDGHHGYTPANGLLATREAVVRRTLTTTGVEISPETVMILPGGKPTMFAAILMFGEPGAEILYPDPGFPIYRSMIEFTGAAPIPVPMREENGFAFSAEETLALITSKTRLLILNSPANPTGGVTPRAEIEKLVKGLEKHPHVAILSDEIYDVMTYDGETHCSLLGFPEIRDRLIVLNGWSKTWAMTGWRMGWSIWPNGDKGAHLYDKVRKLAVNCWSCVNAPSQFAGIAAIDGPQDDVDKMMRAFDNRRKIVVEGLNALPNISCITPKGAFYAFPNVSKTGWKAKKLASALLDEAGVALIGGPDFGILGEGYIRLSYANSEENILRALERIGAFLAK
- a CDS encoding GNAT family N-acetyltransferase — encoded protein: MSENLADWQPRPRPERKVLDGRTVRLEPLSAEKHGDGLYEASAVADGDTRFRWLFDTVPETRADLQPWLEKSAASEDPLFFAVVDKASGKIAGRQTLMRIDPAYGVIEIGNIYWGPLISRKPAATEAQFLFMKYIFDELGYRRYEWKCNNRNEPSKRAAERFGFKFEGIFRQHLIVKGENRDTAWYSIIDKEWPALSKAYEAWLDPANFDGDGQQKRRLEDCRAEFGA
- a CDS encoding cation transporter; the protein is MAHTHDHSGHDHTGHDHGPGHVHGSTDKKRVLIAACLTGGFMVAEALGGILTGSLALLADAGHMLADSIALGLAWYAFHLAGRPATGRLTYGFGRVKTLVAYTNGIAIFVIALWIVYEAWGRLQAPAPVLGGPMLAVAILGLLVNIGSFFVLHGGDRESLNMRGAILHVLGDLLGSAAAIVAALVILATGWTPIDPILSVLVSLLILYTAWSLMREAAHVLLEGVPPSLDRDLIARDIAATVVGVREVHHMHVWSLDGTSNMATLHACLDEGVDAHQAVSAIKKRLASEHAISHATVEPEFGQCADDGDDHEHDHDHEHDHEHGHEHDAAAHHDHHH